A window of Corallococcus macrosporus DSM 14697 contains these coding sequences:
- a CDS encoding WGR domain-containing protein, with amino-acid sequence MPRYEFKEGSSSKFWEITLSGNSFTARWGRIGTDGQEKTQTFGSPAEAQKEHDKLVREKEKKGYVLAGKGDDDDGEGGGGDEPASNPELEAAILKDPDNVDAYLVYSDWLQGQGDPRGELIAIQHAAAQASGTEASDLKRKATAHIKKYQTLLLGELADGVKSKEISLEWHLGFIRSARLAKQDYDSEFDVVEAVGALLKHPSARFIRGLTVGMTDFEENHYSRVADAIVEVGGLKTLQELFLGDFQYPDETEISWTYLHDISGALKLLPDLRKLRLRGGELELGDVDLPELREFTVETGGLPLGAVKSIANAKWPKLERLEVWFGSDNYGAEGGVEDIQPILDGKGLPNLKQLGLRNSEFADALAQALPGAKVLPQLEKLDISMGTLTTEGARALADKAAAFAHLKQFDVTENILTDEGQSLLSKAIPQANVGNQREYEEDYRYAAVGE; translated from the coding sequence ATGCCGCGGTACGAGTTCAAGGAAGGCAGCTCCAGCAAGTTCTGGGAAATCACCCTCTCCGGCAACAGCTTCACCGCGCGGTGGGGCCGCATCGGCACCGACGGCCAGGAGAAGACCCAGACCTTCGGCTCCCCCGCCGAGGCCCAGAAGGAGCACGACAAGCTCGTCCGCGAGAAGGAGAAGAAGGGCTACGTCCTGGCCGGCAAGGGCGATGACGACGACGGTGAGGGCGGCGGCGGTGACGAGCCCGCCTCCAACCCGGAGCTGGAGGCCGCCATCCTCAAGGACCCGGACAACGTGGACGCGTACCTCGTCTACAGCGACTGGCTCCAGGGCCAGGGCGACCCGCGCGGCGAGCTCATCGCCATCCAGCACGCGGCCGCGCAGGCCAGCGGCACGGAGGCCAGCGACCTGAAGCGCAAGGCCACCGCGCACATCAAGAAGTACCAGACGCTGCTGCTCGGCGAGCTGGCGGACGGCGTGAAGTCGAAGGAGATCTCCCTGGAGTGGCACCTGGGCTTCATCCGCTCCGCGCGCCTGGCCAAGCAGGACTACGACTCCGAGTTCGACGTCGTGGAGGCCGTCGGGGCGCTGCTCAAGCACCCCTCCGCCCGCTTCATCCGCGGGCTCACGGTGGGCATGACGGACTTCGAGGAGAACCACTACAGCAGGGTCGCCGATGCCATCGTCGAGGTGGGTGGCTTGAAGACGCTCCAGGAGCTGTTCCTCGGCGACTTCCAGTACCCGGACGAGACGGAGATCTCCTGGACATACCTGCACGACATCTCCGGCGCCCTCAAGCTGCTGCCCGACCTGCGCAAGCTGCGGCTGCGCGGCGGCGAGCTGGAGCTGGGCGACGTGGACCTGCCCGAGCTGCGTGAGTTCACCGTGGAGACGGGCGGCCTGCCCCTGGGGGCGGTCAAGTCCATCGCCAACGCGAAGTGGCCGAAGCTGGAGCGCCTGGAGGTGTGGTTCGGCAGCGACAACTACGGCGCAGAGGGCGGCGTGGAGGACATCCAGCCCATCCTCGACGGCAAGGGCCTGCCGAACCTCAAGCAGCTCGGCCTGCGCAACTCCGAGTTCGCGGACGCGCTCGCCCAGGCGCTGCCTGGCGCGAAGGTGCTCCCGCAGTTGGAGAAGCTGGACATCTCCATGGGCACCCTGACGACCGAGGGCGCGCGCGCGCTGGCCGACAAGGCGGCGGCCTTCGCCCACCTCAAGCAGTTCGACGTCACGGAGAACATCCTGACGGACGAGGGCCAGTCGCTGCTGTCCAAGGCGATTCCCCAGGCCAACGTGGGCAACCAGCGCGAGTACGAAGAGGACTACCGCTACGCCGCGGTGGGCGAGTAA
- a CDS encoding AAA family ATPase, with the protein MSSLPAISELSLDALASEAHGLRERLNRFRLALGRHFVGKQTLVDLMTVAAVAQEPLLLVGPPGTAKSDLVLKFRDALRIPNEDYFEYLLTRFTEPSEVLGPIDINLLRQGRYIRREGGKLPTARLVFLDEVFKASSAILNALLTVINERKFYQDGAPQPVKLKVLFAATNELPEHAELGALKDRFCLKAACRPVQDRYFLELLDSGLDSQTHREMNQKPWAEGHATLDDVLKAHRYLTLMMGKRETGPDGRELRDRDLFFRDDLLREFRRVVQTLTREDGVFISDRKLVKLYRLLRTRAWIFHGGAVERQDLQLLSYLGETREEIDLLEEKVPRLLGLS; encoded by the coding sequence ATGAGCAGTCTTCCCGCCATCTCCGAGCTGTCGCTCGACGCGCTCGCCAGCGAGGCCCACGGCCTGCGCGAGCGCCTCAACCGCTTCCGCCTGGCGCTGGGCCGCCACTTCGTGGGCAAGCAGACGCTGGTGGACCTGATGACGGTGGCGGCGGTGGCGCAGGAGCCGCTGCTGCTGGTGGGCCCGCCGGGAACGGCCAAGTCGGACCTGGTGCTCAAGTTCCGGGACGCGCTGCGCATCCCCAACGAGGATTACTTCGAGTACCTGCTGACGCGCTTCACCGAGCCGTCGGAGGTGCTGGGCCCCATCGACATCAACCTGCTGCGCCAGGGCCGCTACATCCGGCGCGAGGGCGGCAAGCTGCCCACCGCGCGGCTGGTGTTCCTGGATGAGGTCTTCAAGGCCAGCTCCGCCATCCTCAACGCGCTGCTCACCGTCATCAACGAGCGCAAGTTCTACCAGGACGGCGCGCCGCAGCCGGTGAAGCTGAAGGTGCTGTTCGCCGCCACCAACGAGCTGCCGGAGCACGCCGAGCTGGGCGCCCTCAAGGACCGCTTCTGCCTCAAGGCCGCGTGCCGGCCGGTGCAGGACCGCTACTTCCTGGAGCTGCTGGACTCCGGCCTGGACTCACAGACGCACCGGGAGATGAACCAGAAACCCTGGGCGGAAGGACACGCCACGCTGGACGACGTGCTCAAGGCCCACCGCTACCTGACGCTGATGATGGGCAAGCGCGAGACGGGTCCGGATGGCCGCGAGCTGCGCGACCGGGACTTGTTCTTCCGCGATGACCTGCTGCGGGAGTTCCGCCGCGTGGTGCAGACACTGACGCGCGAGGACGGCGTGTTCATCAGCGACCGCAAGCTGGTGAAGCTCTACCGCCTGCTGCGGACGCGGGCGTGGATCTTCCACGGCGGCGCGGTGGAGCGGCAGGACCTCCAGCTCCTCTCCTACCTGGGAGAGACGCGCGAGGAGATCGACCTGCTGGAGGAGAAGGTGCCCCGGCTGCTGGGCCTCTCGTGA